One Thermomonas paludicola genomic window, GTCGGTGCGCGCCATGGTCAGCTGAAAGCGCGATGCGGAGAAGCCGCGCGCCGACAGTCGGCGCGACATCCCGACCAGGAATGCGGCGACGCGCTGGTCTGCGCTCCAATCACCCGCCAGCAGCGCGGCGCGGCCGATGTCGCGGCTCAGCAGGCGGAACAGTTCGCGCTGGATGCCGGGCACGCGGGTGGCCAGCACCGAGATCTTCGGGAACGAGAACCGGCACAGCATCACCGTGTCGAGCGCGATCGCATCGCATGGGTAGCGGTGGCCGTCGATGGCGTTCAGGCCGATGACTTCGCCGGGGAAATGGAAGCCCAGCACGTGTTCGTGGCCGTCGCGGTCGGTGACGCAGGTCTTGACCGTGCCGGCGCGTAC contains:
- a CDS encoding helix-turn-helix domain-containing protein, translated to MSDLPFPRLSPRILADDGDEFQFCSTCAFSSACLSQGMDKAALKELHVLVEHIGPFHAGDHLFREGDPFEAIAAVRAGTVKTCVTDRDGHEHVLGFHFPGEVIGLNAIDGHRYPCDAIALDTVMLCRFSFPKISVLATRVPGIQRELFRLLSRDIGRAALLAGDWSADQRVAAFLVGMSRRLSARGFSASRFQLTMARTDIANYLRLAPETVSRVLRRMQDEGLLAVDRREVELLDAARIEALAAPILRE